In Nycticebus coucang isolate mNycCou1 chromosome 9, mNycCou1.pri, whole genome shotgun sequence, the following are encoded in one genomic region:
- the AP5M1 gene encoding AP-5 complex subunit mu-1 isoform X2, which produces MAQRAVWLISHRPRTALCGTVRFSRRYPTVEKRAKVFNGTSYVSIPEDGPFLKALLFELRLLDDDKDFVEIRDSCSHINKTSVYGLPIGGEELWPVVAFPKNGMIYACVPLVEQALSPHPPLISISGISQGFELLFGIQDFLYSGQKNDTELNTKLSQLPDLLLQACPFGTLLDANLQNSLDNIHFTSVTQPQKQPAWKAGTYKGKPQVSISITEKVKSMQYDKQDIADTWQVVGTVTCKCDLEGIMPNVTISLSLPTNGSPLQDVLVHPCVTSLDSAILTSSSTDEMDDSAFSGPYKFPFTPPLESFNLCYYTSQVPVPPILGFYQVKEEETQLRITVTLKLHESVKNNFEFCEAHIPFYNRGPVTHLEYKVSFGQLEVFREKALLIWIIGQKFPKSMEINLSGTVTFGRKSHEKQPFDPICIRGTAYVKFFTK; this is translated from the exons ATGGCCCAGCGGGCAGTGTGGCTTATAAGCCACCGACCGAGAACTGCACTTTGTGGCACCGTGAGGTTCTCAAG ACGTTATCCAACTGTTGAAAAACGAGCCAAAGTCTTCAATGGAACAAGTTATGTGTCTATTCCTGAGGATGGTCCATTTCTTAAAGCATTACTCTTTGAACTTAGATTATTGGATGATGATAAAGACTTCGTGGAGATTCGTGATAGCTGTTCGCACATCAATAAAACATCTGTCTATGGACTCCCCATAGGAGGTGAAGAACTCTGGCCAGTTGTTGCTTTTCCAAAGAATGGCATGATATATGCTTGTGTGCCACTAGTAGAACAAGCTCTATCCCCTCATCCACCATTAATTAGCATTAGTGGAATTTCACAAGGTTTTGAACTTCTGTTTGGGATACAGGATTTTCTTTACTCAGGTCAAAAAAATGACACTGAGCTAAATACAAAATTGAGCCAGCTGCCTGACTTGCTTCTGCAGGCTTGTCCTTTTGGTACTTTATTAGATGCCAACTTACAGAATTCATTGGATAATATCCATTTCACTTCCGTGACTCAGCCACAGAAACAGCCAGCCTGGAAAGCTGGAACATACAAAGGAAAACCACAGGTTTCTATTTCTATCACTGAAAAGGTAAAATCCATGCAATATGACAAACAGGATATAGCAGATACATGGCAAGTTGTTGGAACAGTCACTTGCAAG TGTGATCTGGAAGGAATTATGCCGAATGTTACCATCAGCTTGAGTCTTCCCACCAATGGATCGCCACTTCAGGATGTTCTAGTTCATCCTTGTGTGACTTCTCTTGACTCAGCCATTCTGACTTCTAGTAGCACTGATGAAATGGATGATTCTGCATTCAGTGGGCCTTACAAATTCCCATTCACTCCACCTTTAGAGTCATTCAACTTGTGCTACTACACTTCCCAG GTCCCTGTCCCTCCAATTTTGGGTTTTTATCAagtgaaagaagaagaaacacagCTAAGAATAACAGTTACTTTAAAACTTCATGAaagtgtgaaaaataattttgaattctgTGAAGCCCATATACCTTTTTACAATAG AGGTCCAGTTACGCATTTGGAATACAAAGTTAGTTTTGGCCAGCTTGAAGTATTTCGAGAAAAAGCCTTGCTGATCTGGATTATTG gACAGAAGTTCCCAAAATCAATGGAAATTAATCTTTCTGGAACTGTAACTTTTGGAAGAAAAAGCCATGAGAAGCAGCCATTTGACCCAATTTGTATTAGAGGCACAGCATATGTAAAG TTTTTCACCAAGTGA
- the AP5M1 gene encoding AP-5 complex subunit mu-1 isoform X1: protein MAQRAVWLISHRPRTALCGTVRFSRRYPTVEKRAKVFNGTSYVSIPEDGPFLKALLFELRLLDDDKDFVEIRDSCSHINKTSVYGLPIGGEELWPVVAFPKNGMIYACVPLVEQALSPHPPLISISGISQGFELLFGIQDFLYSGQKNDTELNTKLSQLPDLLLQACPFGTLLDANLQNSLDNIHFTSVTQPQKQPAWKAGTYKGKPQVSISITEKVKSMQYDKQDIADTWQVVGTVTCKCDLEGIMPNVTISLSLPTNGSPLQDVLVHPCVTSLDSAILTSSSTDEMDDSAFSGPYKFPFTPPLESFNLCYYTSQVPVPPILGFYQVKEEETQLRITVTLKLHESVKNNFEFCEAHIPFYNRGPVTHLEYKVSFGQLEVFREKALLIWIIGQKFPKSMEINLSGTVTFGRKSHEKQPFDPICIRGTAYVKLHFKILDYTLTGCYADQHSVQVFASGKPKISAHRKLISSDYYIWNSKAPAPITYG, encoded by the exons ATGGCCCAGCGGGCAGTGTGGCTTATAAGCCACCGACCGAGAACTGCACTTTGTGGCACCGTGAGGTTCTCAAG ACGTTATCCAACTGTTGAAAAACGAGCCAAAGTCTTCAATGGAACAAGTTATGTGTCTATTCCTGAGGATGGTCCATTTCTTAAAGCATTACTCTTTGAACTTAGATTATTGGATGATGATAAAGACTTCGTGGAGATTCGTGATAGCTGTTCGCACATCAATAAAACATCTGTCTATGGACTCCCCATAGGAGGTGAAGAACTCTGGCCAGTTGTTGCTTTTCCAAAGAATGGCATGATATATGCTTGTGTGCCACTAGTAGAACAAGCTCTATCCCCTCATCCACCATTAATTAGCATTAGTGGAATTTCACAAGGTTTTGAACTTCTGTTTGGGATACAGGATTTTCTTTACTCAGGTCAAAAAAATGACACTGAGCTAAATACAAAATTGAGCCAGCTGCCTGACTTGCTTCTGCAGGCTTGTCCTTTTGGTACTTTATTAGATGCCAACTTACAGAATTCATTGGATAATATCCATTTCACTTCCGTGACTCAGCCACAGAAACAGCCAGCCTGGAAAGCTGGAACATACAAAGGAAAACCACAGGTTTCTATTTCTATCACTGAAAAGGTAAAATCCATGCAATATGACAAACAGGATATAGCAGATACATGGCAAGTTGTTGGAACAGTCACTTGCAAG TGTGATCTGGAAGGAATTATGCCGAATGTTACCATCAGCTTGAGTCTTCCCACCAATGGATCGCCACTTCAGGATGTTCTAGTTCATCCTTGTGTGACTTCTCTTGACTCAGCCATTCTGACTTCTAGTAGCACTGATGAAATGGATGATTCTGCATTCAGTGGGCCTTACAAATTCCCATTCACTCCACCTTTAGAGTCATTCAACTTGTGCTACTACACTTCCCAG GTCCCTGTCCCTCCAATTTTGGGTTTTTATCAagtgaaagaagaagaaacacagCTAAGAATAACAGTTACTTTAAAACTTCATGAaagtgtgaaaaataattttgaattctgTGAAGCCCATATACCTTTTTACAATAG AGGTCCAGTTACGCATTTGGAATACAAAGTTAGTTTTGGCCAGCTTGAAGTATTTCGAGAAAAAGCCTTGCTGATCTGGATTATTG gACAGAAGTTCCCAAAATCAATGGAAATTAATCTTTCTGGAACTGTAACTTTTGGAAGAAAAAGCCATGAGAAGCAGCCATTTGACCCAATTTGTATTAGAGGCACAGCATATGTAAAG cTTCATTTTAAGATCTTAGATTATACACTCACTGGGTGTTATGCAGATCAACATTCAGTTCAAGTTTTTGCATCAGGAAAACCAAAAATAAGTGCAC accGGAAACTAATTTCTTCTGATTATTATATCTGGAATTCTAAAGCCCCTGCTCCAATAACATATGGATGA